The sequence TTTACCTATAATTTTGAGTTTTTGTGCTGTGTTCAGTTATCTGTGCTCTGGTTCCACATCTCTGTGGCTGGTGTGACTCCGTTACTGTGGATCTGAATCCATGTccatccattgctttgtttcacccctgccctccctgatcacctctctgtcattgtcagttcagagaaggatctgCAGGCTGATAGCTGGGATGAAGGCGTTGTTTTGTGAGGAAAGTTTGGGCCtgtattgactggagtttagaggtgatcatagtattgacatcagattgtgaggtagtgattagtgtagatgaagagaggatgtttccaatgttgGGGATTCCAGAATTAGTCGGCAGATTGTCAAAATAAAGAGTCCCCCATTTCTGATGGtgaggaggagaaatgtcttccctcagagggccgttagtctttgcaattctcttccccagagagcagtggaggctgcatcATTAAATATACTCAAAACACAGAGATTTTTGATCGAAAAGGGAGTCACGGGTGACAGGAAGAAAAGTGGAGTTcagatcacaatcagatcagccatgatcttgatggggagacgatggccttgtggtattattgctggactattaattcagaaactcagctgatgttctggggtcccgggtttgaatcctgtcatagaatcatagaaaccctacagtgcagaaggaggccattcagcccatcgagtctgcaccaacaacaatcccaccccatagcagctggtggaatttgaattcaacaaaaaatatctggaattaagaaattcctgatgaccatgaaacccttgttgattgtcggaaaaatccatctggttcactgatgtcctttagggaatggaatctgccatccttaactggtctggccaacatgtgactccaaagccacaacaatgtggttgactctcaactgccctccaatggcaactagggatgggtaataaatgctggccagccagcaacatccatgtcccataaatgaataaaaagaattcaattgaacagcttggtgggctgaatttctaactatttcttacgatctgtcaggaacatgaaatggtgagtgtcgatcagcattaattagcaccttcaggagaattgggtagTGTatattcaagtttaaagtttatttaatagtcacaagtaaggcttatattaacactgcaatgaagttagtgtgaaattcccctagttgtcacactccggcacctgttcgggtcgatgcaccgaaccagcacgtctttcagaatgtgggaggaaactcatgcagacacggggagaacgtgcaaactccacacagacagtgacccaagccggaaatcgaacccaggtccctggcactgtgaggcagcagtgctaaccactgtgccaccgtgctgcagaatgctaaatggaatgagagagagagagtgtatgtgtgaggggcgtgggtggagatttaaagaatgttccatagaaactacaattgtctgttttgaatttctatcatgtgctgacagtgatgattTTATTGGAAGGAGAGGTTTGGAAAATGGAAATCTCAAAAGAGTCACTTGATTCATAAGGACGTGAAAATCATCAGCCTTTTTAACATCAGTGTgagtggaaaagcactgagattctcacacccgtatcagagtgttccagtgcactgattgtggagagacacaaggactcagacaccatggagaaaccatggaaatgtggagactgtgggaagggattcagagccccatctgaggtggaatctcatcgacgcagtcacaccggggagagaccgttcatatgCTGCACTTGTGGGAAGGGAACCAATCATTCAtcgaatctgctgagacaccagcgaattcacactgaggagaggctagtcacctgctcacagtgtgggaagggattcagagattcattcaccctggcggggggggggggtgagtttccagtgcagatgggaacctgaatcctttcccacagtccccacatttacacaatttctccatggtgtgggtgtccttgtgactctccaggcttgacaatcagttcagttacaacataacatgggtgcggtctctctgctgcaatgtattttcaggctgttgaactggttaaagttctttccacagtcactcaggtgtgtgcatgtttcagtgtgtgtgtgtctcggtgcttttccagtcacactgctgtttaaaatctcctgaagcagacagagcagagaaacatttccattctagattcaaaggtcgatgatattcaggtcccaatgaactgagtgactatgttagattttgatgtgaagtttggtttgataTTTGTCTTTAAatcttcaccttctgatatcctgcaaaaggaatttacaaaattcatcaatgtcagcacaggatagaaattcagaacagacagttctagtttctctggaacattctttcctctctcattccccaaaagctgtgaatctccatcccacacactctccctccattctcactctgctgtatctaatattcaccctcccaattctcctgaaggtgctgattgaggctgattgacagatccacgctcactgcttcctgtcctgggcacagagagctggaaatctccatgcaggctgccagacagataaatgtctacattactggagtaacaatgtgtggaatgtacagaccgaattcacttcattcccttcagttgctgcacgtccccaatttcccccagaatgagaaaagaaatggaaagggggaaacattgatttcctcccagatgttctgatcgataagggaattaggggatatggggagcaggcgggtaagtggaactgattcgcttcagatcagccatgatcttgttgaatgacggggcaggctcgaagggccagatggcctactcctgctcctatttcttatgttcttgtgttcttatgttgcccagaggaggaagtttcactctgaagctcattggacaacttccgcattgtgacatcacaatggagacctgcctgaatcagccaataggaatcagtcTCTTCCGCGATGACTAGTTCTGGAAGTTCTGGAAGACGAGagtgtggctcatgttgttccgctgtttaagaagggttgcaaagagaagcctggtaattacaggccggtgaacctgacaacagtggcgggtaagttactggagaggattctgatCAACCTTTGGATAATCAAGGTCCGGTTAGGGAGagttgtcagagatcctgggtaccgGCAACTTTAGGCACTCTTAgtcgacttgagtacaaacagcactggacacCAGGCATAATCCAATGTGGGGCttttaatgacttgtgcacaaggagaaacccTTGTGTCCCGCAAGTGGTTCTGATGTTACAGAAAAataacccaggtcatcctctgatcgggggggctggtgggaggagggggcgggacccaggtcatcctctgatcggggggggggggggggggggggggagtggtgggaggagggggcgggacccaggtcatcctctgatcggtgggaggagtgggtgggaggagggggcgggacccaggtcatcctctgatcggtgggaggagtgggtgggaggagggggcgggacccaggtcatcctctgatcggtgggaggagtgggtgggaggagggggcaggacccaggtcatcctctgacgTGCTATGTTAACAAAATCAACAGTTACTAACCGAAATATAAAGCATCATGTGGTTTAGctgacttgaccatattcctatagttattcagtcattaaagacacagtcatgaagCATTAAACTTGCCTCGCAGGGCCCCTTGTAtcaacacacaggcagctgctttgtgagactgcgagcAGCACAGACAGAATGTCctgagaagagagattcattgtgaaggctcagGGATGGTTGATAagatgtaagaattctatgattcctctctCATCcccaaagctgtgaatctccatcccacacactctccctccattctcactctgctgtatctaatattcaccctcccaattctcctgaaggtgctgattgaggctgattgacagatccatgctcactgcttcctgtccaccacacacaaatcataagaaacaggagctgcagttggccattcagcccatcgaactgcctcaaccattcattgagaattggctgatctatcgcagcatcatttcccacactatcccccagatagagagagaatagagccaatgtttcgagtctggagagaggaaagaatgttccatagaaactagaattgtgtgttctgaatttctatcctgcactgacactgatgatctctgtaaacttgttttacaggatactgaaagaggaatcacaggccgaaatctcaaacgtcacatctcgatctgacagagtcacattccttgggacctgaatatcatcggcctttgaatcaaggagaaatggttgtccggtctgatgacttgaaaagatttcaaacatcagtgtgactggaaaagagcCAACACGCTGCCACactggagtgagagtgttccagtgcactgagcttgaaccagttacacagcctgaataaatatcaccattcacagcggggggagactgttctgtgtgtgggcgagtcttcaactgaagagagaggaaaagacacctgcaccatggagaaaccatggaaatgtggggactgtgggaagagatacaaatacccatctgagctggaagctcattgGCGCAGCCACacgggggagagaccatttacttgctctcagtgtgggaagggattcagtcaaccatcccacctgcagacacaccagcgaattcacactggggaggggcccttcacctgctgtcagtgtgggaagggattcactcagttatccagcctgcagagacaccagcgagttcatactggggagagaccattcacctgctctcagtgtgagaagggattcactcggttatccaacctgcagagacaccagcgagttcacactggggagaggccattcacctgccctcagtgtgggaagggattcactgatttatccaccctgcagacacaccagcgagttcacactggggagaggccgttcacctgctgtcagtgtgggaagggattcactcggttatccaccctgcggatacaccagcgagttcatactggagagagaccgttcacctgctctcagtgtgggaaaggattcattgatttatccaccctgcggagacaccagcgagttcactctggggagaggccgttcacctgctgtcagtgtggggagggattcactcggttatccaccctgcggatacaccagcgagttcacactggggagagaccgttcacctgctctcagtgtgggaaaggattcattgatTTATccgccctgcggagacaccagcgagttcacactggggagaggccattcaactgctctcagtgtgggaaggggttcagtcaattatctgacctgcagcgacaccagcgcattcacactggggagaggccattcacctgctctcagtgtgggaaggggttcagtcagttatccagcctgcggagacaccagcgcattcacacaggggagaggtcattcacctgctcttagtgtgggaagggattcactcagttgtccagcctgcagagacaccagcgagttcacactggggagaggccgttcacctgctctcagtgtgggaagggtttcagagtttcatcccacctgctgagacaccaacaagttcacgagtgattccaggggttggattctgctgttattgtttctgctctcaattacatccaggactgcattttgttcattctcacagttggtcaatggggagggtcggagggtttctttctgctggactggctggtctcatgactttgcctccagtgggctgattctctttgagtcttgttgcgaatacatggtttcaaatttcacaaggatcacagagtgaccgggtgttaggaagttcagagatatttagtcagcatttctgtttgaaacctcccaaatgtccatccaatttcctttgtaattgtttattgtctccacttcctccaccctcgtaggcagcaagttccaggtcattaccattcgctgcatcaaaatattcttcctcacatccccccttcctctctgacccaaaaccataaatctgtgtccccctcgtccttgtcccgtcagctaatgggaacagcttttctttgtccaccttatctaaacctgtcagaatcttgtccacctctatcaaatctcccctcaacctcctttgctccaagaggaacaaccccagcctgacatcgacaataaagaacaaactaacagaatatgttaaaacctgaaatcaaatgggaatgtttaatttctgttttaaagatattgtgaagatattgtcctggacaataaaggaattggaataactcaccttgggtgtggttgaatggaatatatcaatctggtatccacctacattctccctccctcatggcactgtggatgtacctacacctcaagcattgtagcagttcaggaaggcagtgttggggttgaccatggccgaggcagctacatacagccacatattctgttataattgaaggactgcagattgaatgtgaggcattataggactggactatcttgaccacattcctgtgactgctcagtttctgcaatcacggaccattaaagctgcttagcagggccccaacagaggacctggtgagaatatttattcACAATgaattagaattaaacttattccaggaccggctggtgttcagcggctgagattcctgaatctgtaaaaagggggtctgaccaatca comes from Mustelus asterias unplaced genomic scaffold, sMusAst1.hap1.1 HAP1_SCAFFOLD_84, whole genome shotgun sequence and encodes:
- the LOC144483868 gene encoding uncharacterized protein LOC144483868, which codes for MEKPWKCGDCGKRYKYPSELEAHWRSHTGERPFTCSQCGKGFSQPSHLQTHQRIHTGEGPFTCCQCGKGFTQLSSLQRHQRVHTGERPFTCSQCEKGFTRLSNLQRHQRVHTGERPFTCPQCGKGFTDLSTLQTHQRVHTGERPFTCCQCGKGFTRLSTLRIHQRVHTGERPFTCSQCGKGFIDLSTLRRHQRVHSGERPFTCCQCGEGFTRLSTLRIHQRVHTGERPFTCSQCGKGFIDLSALRRHQRVHTGERPFNCSQCGKGFSQLSDLQRHQRIHTGERPFTCSQCGKGFSQLSSLRRHQRIHTGERSFTCS